The Treponema sp. OMZ 790 genome includes the window AAAACATAAAAAACTTTAATGTGCTTCTGCCTATCTGTGCGGGCATAACCCTGATTCTTAGCCTTTTTTCGCACGAGATGGATCTTCTTACCTTCGGAGAGGAACAGGCCGGAACCATGGGCGTCAATACAAAAAAGATTAAATGGAGTCTTTTGTTTTTGGCTTCTTCCCTTACGGGGGCCGTAATTTCCTTTGCGGGCATAATCGGTTTTATCGATTTGATAGCTCCCCACCTTGTGCGCAAATTCTTCGGATCAAGGCATAAGATGGTTATACCCATGTCCTTTTGCGTAGGAGGCACAGGTATGGTGCTCTGCGACATGATTGCAAGAACAATTTTGTCGCCCCAAGAGCTTCCGGTCGGAGCAATTACCGCCCTCGCAGGTGCCCCGTTTTTTTGCTACGTCTACTTTAAAGGCCGGAGGAGGGCTTAACTTCTATGGAGCATCCTCTGATAGAAGCAAAATCGCTTTATGCAGGATATTCAAAGACTCCCGTTTTAAAGGGTATCTCTTTTTCGGTTTTAAGGGGTGAGAGCCTTTGCATTTTAGGACCCAACGGCTGCGGAAAAACGACTCTCTTAAAAAGCCTTGCAGGTCTTATCGATTATTCGGGCGAAATTCTTTTAGACGGTAAAAATTTAAAAAATATGAAACGTATAGATATAGCAAAAAAAATAGCTGTTCTAAGTCAAGTTTCTTCGATATATTTTTCATATTCCATTTACGATACAGTTATGATGGGACGCTATGCCCGCCTTGAAAACTCGTCTTTCCGTTCTTTTTCAAAAAAGGATAGGGCCTATGTCGAAAAATGTTTAAGGGCTGTAGATGTTTGGAATTTGCGCGAAAAGAAAATAGATGAACTTTCAGGCGGTCAACTTCAGCGGGTCTATCTTGCACGAACCCTTGCCCAAGAGCCTGAGATTATTCTTTTGGATGAGCCTACAAATCATCTGGACTTAAAAAATCAAACCGAGCTGATTTATTTTTTAAAAGATATCTATAAAACGGAAAACAAGGCCGTAATCGGAGTCTTTCACGATATAAACCTAGCCCTTCAATTTGCCGATAAGCTCCTTTTTTTAAAGGACGGAAAGATAGCCTCATTCGGAAAAAAAGAAGCGGTTTTAACCGGAGAAATTTTACAAGCCGTTTACGGAATGGATGTAGCCGGCTGGATGAAAAATTCTTTTAAAAACTGGGCTTTACTAAATTTGTAATAGCTGGTATACTCATAGCCTAAAACATAAATAATTTGGAGGCAAAAATGAACCCATTGCAAAACACCGAACCTAAAGAAGTATTTAAATGGTTCTACGAGATATCTCAGGTACCGAGAGGTTCGGGAAATGAAAGAGCTATCAGCGATTTTCTTGTAAAATTTGCAAAAGATAGAAATCTTGAAGTACATCAAGATAAGGCTATGAACGTTATCATAAAGAAGAGCGGAACTGCCGGATATGAAAAATCTCCGACGGTTATTATTCAGGGACACATGGACATGGTCTGCGAAAAAGATACTTCTTCAAACCACGACTTTTTAAAAGACCCGATTAAATTCGTTGTAAAAGACGGAATGCTCTATGCCGATAAGACCACTCTCGGCGGAGACGACGGTATAGCCGTAGCCTACGCTCTTACCGTTCTAGATTCAAAGGATATTCCCCATCCGCCTCTTGAAGTATTAATTACAACTGAAGAAGAAACAGGAATGGGAGGTGCGATGGCCCTTACCGATGAGCATCTTCAAGGAACACGCCTTTTAAATATCGACTCCGAAGAAGAAGGCGTATTTTTGGTAAGCTGTGCAGGAGGAGCCAATATTCATGTCTTTTTCGATATAAAGAAGGAAGCCGCAAATGGTAAATTCTTAAAAATTACCGTTGGAGGTCTTCTCGGAGGGCACTCAGGTATCGAGATAAACAAGCAGAGGGCAAACTCAATCAAGCTCTTGGGCCGTGTTTTGTACAACATCAAACAAAACGAAAAAATCAATATTGTAGAAATTTCAGGCGGCTCAAAGCACAATGCAATTGCAAAGGATGCCTATGCAGTAATAGCAGTTGAAAATACGGATGCCGTTTTGAAGATTGTCGAAAAAACGGCTGCCGATTTTAAGAGCGAGTACAGAGCCGTGGATAAACTTTTAAGTCTTACCGCCGCCGAAGCTCAAAATCCTTCCGGCCAAATGTTTACAAAAGAACTTACCCTAAACATTATAGACTTTATGGCCGGTATCCCCAACGGTGTTCAATACATGAGTATGGAGATCCCCGGGCTTGTTCAAACAAGTTTAAATAACGGCGTTTTGGAAGCGATCGACGGAAGAATCAAATTTACGACCTCTGTACGAAGCAGTGTAAAGAGCGCCCTTGACGAAATTGTGGATGTCCTTAAAATTTTAGCTGAACGCTGCGGGGCGGAATTTAAAAAAGCTTCGGAATATCCCGCTTGGGAGTACAGCCCCGATTCGCCTGTACGCGATGCGGCAGTTAATGTTTATAAAAAACTTAACGGAAAGGAGCCCGTTATTACGGCAATACATGCAGGGCTTGAATGCGGCCTTTTAAAGAAGACCCTCCCCAATGTCGACGCTGTCAGCTTCGGCCCCAACCTTCATGATGTTCACACGCCTAACGAACACATGGAAATCGCTTCTGTGGAGCGTGTATGGAAGTTCTTGACGGCCTATCTCGCTGAATTAAAGAATTAGAAAAAGGGGCATGAAGTCATGCCCCTTATGGGAGTTGTGCTTTGAACCGCCTAAGAGCGGATACTCACATCTCCCTCTTACTTTAATTGTAACACAAGTATTGGAATTGTCAAGTGAAATAACCGTAAAAATCTAAATTTTCTTTTCGTCAAAACTCTTGTATGATATGTAAAGCAAATTAAAAAGCGTTCCCAGTAATAGGATAAAGGCCCAGGTGCGGGCATGGATAAAGGGATTTTTTATGGGTAAAAAAAGGTCTGAAAGGATGGAGTTTAAATTTGTTACCACATCCCAGGAGTTCCGGCGTAAAAAACGGCCGAGATAGATGCCGAAGGCTGAAAGATAGATAACAATTATCGAAAAAATTTGAGGGTATTTTAACTTAAAAAGATTTTTAATCTTTGTTTCGATAAAATCCAGACTTATAAATCCGTAGAAAAGTCCGGTAAAACTATATGAAAAAAGAAGAATCAGGTCATACCAGCGCATTGTTGAGGCTGCGGTCTTTAAATGGATAAAATCGGTTACTATATAAAGAGCGTTCGGAAAAAACAAAAGCCAGAAGGCGGCAAAAAATATAAAAACAGCTTTGTTTATATTTTTTGACAGGTATAAAATAGAAGAAATTAACCAAGGAACAAAGGCTAAAAATAAATTCCAGACTAAAAAAAGTAAAAAATAGTTTTCTGCGATAAAAATTCTGCAAACAGATAAAAATATACAAAAAAAAGATAAGAACATTAGGGCAAAGGTGCTTTTAATTCGGAATATATTTTTAAAGTAACGGCTCATTTATTCTCCAATAGCAGGATGAGGCGGTCTTTTTTTAATTTAAAGACCGCTCGGCTTTTTTTCTTAAAGCTTTTATTTTAAATTTTCATAGATACGCATTAAATTTGTTTTCATGCGTTCAAGATAACTCATATTGTCTTCAGGGCTTTCAATTGTGTAAATTTTTTCGACCTTGGCCTTTACTTCCGTTGCAAGAGTTTTTGAAACGAGAGGACTTGCCGTTTCTTCAGTAAATATGGCTTTTACATTGTGTTTCTTGCAATATTCTACCAATTTTACAAGTTCTTTTGCATTAGGTTCATTATCGTTAAAAATATCGGTTACCGAATTTTGTTCCAAGTTAAAGTCTCGGCAAAGATAGCCGAAGGCTGCATGTCCCGTTACAAAATGCTTATTTTTAACTTTAGAAAATTTTTCGATGTATTCTTTTAAAAGTGTATCAAGCTCGGCAATGTATTTATTTGCATTTTCGTTATAGATTTTTGCATTTTCGGGATCGGCCTTGCTTAAAGCATTTTCTATATTTTTAACCATAATTTTTGCCGAGGACAGGCTGAGCCAAGTATGAGGATCGAATTCCCCGTGATGACAGTGCTCATGACCCTTGCCGTGTTCGTGCTCTCCTGCACAGGCTTCGCAGTCGCAATCTTCTCCGTGTTCATCATGGTGATGGTGTCCGGATTTGATCGGTTCAATACCTGCGCTTGCTTCAACCATAATCAGTTTTTTATTGTTGACTGCTTTTACGGCATCTTCAAGCCAAAACTCCATACCTAAACCATTGTATACTAAGATGTCGGCCTTTGACAAAAAGGCAAGGTCTTTTGCCTTGGGTTCAAAATCGTGGGCTTCCATTCCGGGCGGTATAATTACCGAAATATTAACCTTATCTCCGGCAACAGCCTGGGTAAGTTCCTTCATCGCATCGAAGGTAACGGCAACATTTTTTTTACCGTTATCCGGCATATCTTTTGCTCCCATCGCAAAGACGTTTAAAGAGGAAAATGCGATAAAAAACAAACAAATTTTTAAAATAGACTTCATATTAACCCTCCTTAAGGTAAATTTTTAAAGTCGGAATAGAATATAATACAGTGCTTAAATTAAGTCAATAAAAATATAAATTATTTTATGGTTTTAAGCCGGGAACTAAAT containing:
- a CDS encoding ABC transporter ATP-binding protein, with the translated sequence MEHPLIEAKSLYAGYSKTPVLKGISFSVLRGESLCILGPNGCGKTTLLKSLAGLIDYSGEILLDGKNLKNMKRIDIAKKIAVLSQVSSIYFSYSIYDTVMMGRYARLENSSFRSFSKKDRAYVEKCLRAVDVWNLREKKIDELSGGQLQRVYLARTLAQEPEIILLDEPTNHLDLKNQTELIYFLKDIYKTENKAVIGVFHDINLALQFADKLLFLKDGKIASFGKKEAVLTGEILQAVYGMDVAGWMKNSFKNWALLNL
- a CDS encoding aminoacyl-histidine dipeptidase, which produces MNPLQNTEPKEVFKWFYEISQVPRGSGNERAISDFLVKFAKDRNLEVHQDKAMNVIIKKSGTAGYEKSPTVIIQGHMDMVCEKDTSSNHDFLKDPIKFVVKDGMLYADKTTLGGDDGIAVAYALTVLDSKDIPHPPLEVLITTEEETGMGGAMALTDEHLQGTRLLNIDSEEEGVFLVSCAGGANIHVFFDIKKEAANGKFLKITVGGLLGGHSGIEINKQRANSIKLLGRVLYNIKQNEKINIVEISGGSKHNAIAKDAYAVIAVENTDAVLKIVEKTAADFKSEYRAVDKLLSLTAAEAQNPSGQMFTKELTLNIIDFMAGIPNGVQYMSMEIPGLVQTSLNNGVLEAIDGRIKFTTSVRSSVKSALDEIVDVLKILAERCGAEFKKASEYPAWEYSPDSPVRDAAVNVYKKLNGKEPVITAIHAGLECGLLKKTLPNVDAVSFGPNLHDVHTPNEHMEIASVERVWKFLTAYLAELKN
- a CDS encoding DUF1361 domain-containing protein, producing the protein MSRYFKNIFRIKSTFALMFLSFFCIFLSVCRIFIAENYFLLFLVWNLFLAFVPWLISSILYLSKNINKAVFIFFAAFWLLFFPNALYIVTDFIHLKTAASTMRWYDLILLFSYSFTGLFYGFISLDFIETKIKNLFKLKYPQIFSIIVIYLSAFGIYLGRFLRRNSWDVVTNLNSILSDLFLPIKNPFIHARTWAFILLLGTLFNLLYISYKSFDEKKI
- a CDS encoding metal ABC transporter substrate-binding protein, yielding MKSILKICLFFIAFSSLNVFAMGAKDMPDNGKKNVAVTFDAMKELTQAVAGDKVNISVIIPPGMEAHDFEPKAKDLAFLSKADILVYNGLGMEFWLEDAVKAVNNKKLIMVEASAGIEPIKSGHHHHDEHGEDCDCEACAGEHEHGKGHEHCHHGEFDPHTWLSLSSAKIMVKNIENALSKADPENAKIYNENANKYIAELDTLLKEYIEKFSKVKNKHFVTGHAAFGYLCRDFNLEQNSVTDIFNDNEPNAKELVKLVEYCKKHNVKAIFTEETASPLVSKTLATEVKAKVEKIYTIESPEDNMSYLERMKTNLMRIYENLK